From Marmota flaviventris isolate mMarFla1 chromosome X, mMarFla1.hap1, whole genome shotgun sequence, the proteins below share one genomic window:
- the Tmem47 gene encoding transmembrane protein 47, which yields MASAGSGMEEVRVSVLTPLKLVGLVCIFLALCLDLGAVLSPAWVTADHQYYLSLWESCRKPASLDSWHCESTLSSDWQIATLALLLGGAAIILIAFLVGLISICVGSRRRFYRPVAVMLFAAVVLQVCSLVLYPIKFIETVSLKIYHEFNWGYGLAWGATIFSFGGAILYCLNPKNYEDYY from the exons ATGGCTTCGGCGGGCAGCGGCATGGAGGAGGTGCGCGTGTCGGTGCTGACCCCGCTGAAGCTGGTCGGCTTGGTGTGCATCTTCCTGGCGCTGTGTCTGGACCTGGGGGCGGTGCTGAGTCCGGCCTGGGTCACCGCTGACCACCAGTACTACCTGTCCCTGTGGGAGTCCTGCCGGAAGCCCGCCAGCTTGGACAGCTGGCACTGCGAGTCCACGCTCAGCAGCG acTGGCAGATTGCTACTCTGGCTTTACTCTTGGGTGGTGCTGCCATCATTCTCATTGCATTCCTGGTGGGTTTGATTTCTATCTGCGTGGGATCTCGAAGGCGCTTCTACAGACCTGTTGCTGTCATGCTTTTTGCAGCAG tTGTTTTACAGGTTTGCAGTCTGGTTCTTTACCCAATCAAGTTCATTGAAACTGTGAGCTTGAAAATTTACCATGAGTTCAACTGGGGTTATGGCCTGGCTTGGGGTGCaactatattttcatttgggGGTGCCATCCTTTACTGCCTGAACCCTAAGAACTATGAAGACTACTACTAA